From Sphingorhabdus sp. SMR4y:
CATCGTCCTGCTCGACGGCAAGCTCGATCAGCTTCTCGCGATACTCAGCCGCTTCGTCGGCCATGTCCGCAGGAATGTCGCCATAGGTATATTCAGCACCCAGATCTTCGTTCTTCCAGGTGATCGAACGCTGGTTGACGAGGTCGACCAGGCCAACCAGATCGGCTTCGATACCGATCGGCAGATAGAGAACAGCCGGGGTCGCGCCGAGACGCTCGACGATCGAATCGACACAGAATTTGAAGTTGGCACCGGTGCGGTCGAGCTTGTTGATAAAGCACATCCGCGGCACTTTGTATTTGTCAGCCTGGCGCCATACGGTTTCGGACTGTGGTTCCACGCCGGCAACGCCGTCGAAACAGGCAACCGCGCCATCGAGCACACGCAGCGAACGCTCGACTTCGATGGTGAAGTCAACGTGGCCCGGGGTGTCGATGATGTTGATCCGGTGCTCGGGACCCTTGCGGTCTTCGGCATTCCAGAAACAGGTGGTCGCAGCGGAAGTAATGGTAATACCACGCTCCTGCTCTTGCTCCATCCAGTCCATCGTCGCCGCGCCATCATGCACTTCGCCGATCTTGTAGGACTTGCCCGTATAATAGAGAATACGTTCGGTGGTCGTTGTTTTACCAGCGTCAATATGGGCCATGATGCCGATATTGCGATATCGTTCGAGCGGATGGCTGCGTGCCATAGTCTTTACTCCAGTATGTGGGGAACCAAATTCTGGCCGCCCTATAGTGAAATGGGCTGAACAATGCCAGCCCCGTGATTATCAAAATCTTGATATAGAGTCCGTTCGCACTGAGCTTGTCGAAGTGCCTCGATCGGGAATATGCTTCCTTGACGAGAAGCGCCCTTCGACAGGCTCAGGACGAACGGTCTAAACTTATACTACCAGCGATAGTGAGCAAAGGCACGGTTGGCTTCTGCCATCTTGTGCGCATCTTCCCGCTTCTTCACCGCGTTGCCGCGATTGTTGGAAGCGTCAAGAATTTCACCCGACAGACGCGCTGCCATTGTGGTTTCGCTGCGACCGCGAGCGGCGGCAATCATCCAGCGGATCGCCAGAGCCTGCGCACGTTCGGGACGCACTTCGACGGGAACCTGATAGGTCGCACCACCGACACGGCGGCTGCGGACTTCGATCCCCGGCTTGATGTTGTTGAGCGCATCATGGAACAGCTGAAGCGGGTCTTTCTTGGCCTTGGCTTCAACGCTGTCAAATGCACCATAAACAATCCGTTCTGCGGTGGATTTCTTACCATCCATCATCAGGTTGTTCATGAATTTCGAAAGCACCAGATCCTTGAACTTCGGATCGGGCAGGATAACCCGTTTTTCGGGACGACGACGACGTGACATATCTTATAACTCCGAAACTGGATTATTTAGGACGCTTGGCGCCATATTTCGAACGGCTCTGCTTGCGGTCCTTGACACCCTGGGTATCGAGAACGCCGCGCAGGACGTGGTAACGCACACCGGGAAGGTCGCGAACACGGCCGCCGCGGATCAGGACAACGCTATGCTCCTGAAGGTTATGGCCTTCACCGGGGATATAGCTGATGACCTCGCGCTGGTTGGTCAGGCGAACCTTGGCAACCTTACGCAGAGCGGAGTTCGGTTTCTTTGGAGTCGTCGTGTAGACACGGGTGCAAACGCCACGTTTCTGTGGGTTGGCTTCCATGGCCGGCACCTTGGACTTCGTCTTCTGGGGCACCCGCCCTTTACGGACGAGCTGGTTAATCGTTGGCATAAAGTCTTCACCTTATAGTAGAATTGTCCTGCATATTGCAGGGGTTACTCTCAC
This genomic window contains:
- the rpsG gene encoding 30S ribosomal protein S7, whose translation is MSRRRRPEKRVILPDPKFKDLVLSKFMNNLMMDGKKSTAERIVYGAFDSVEAKAKKDPLQLFHDALNNIKPGIEVRSRRVGGATYQVPVEVRPERAQALAIRWMIAAARGRSETTMAARLSGEILDASNNRGNAVKKREDAHKMAEANRAFAHYRW
- the rpsL gene encoding 30S ribosomal protein S12; this encodes MPTINQLVRKGRVPQKTKSKVPAMEANPQKRGVCTRVYTTTPKKPNSALRKVAKVRLTNQREVISYIPGEGHNLQEHSVVLIRGGRVRDLPGVRYHVLRGVLDTQGVKDRKQSRSKYGAKRPK